The following coding sequences lie in one Cercospora beticola chromosome 9, complete sequence genomic window:
- a CDS encoding uncharacterized protein (antiSMASH:Cluster_7) yields MGANDRVAASAYTACHAISDHTSSIPQHNEDPHDRQIRRPRPSSQRLAATFNDRAYDVETFARESSKEETVLYLAYGSNLAYEKFQDPKSGRGIKPLAQINVQVPSLRMTFDLPGIPYTEPCFANSAISVEKDDDLQGGRDAEETALLGDLSRKQDYRKDRWHKGLMGVVYEVTAADYAHIIATEGGGASYKDILVDCYPLESEDPRATVPQHPSTTPFKAHTLFAPAVPEGEKPPKNGGRIQRPDQSYAQASARYLKLITDGAAECEMPYEYQDYLHSLHPFTITTVRQRMGQVLLAATFVPIVLFLFTISKLFADKHGVLPNWFKALLGAIFKATWVSYDYFFKPIFGEGERTIGDDGSDGESEQARRNVKTVALDIDVEKAAAGSNG; encoded by the coding sequence ATGGGAGCCAATGATCGCGTCGCGGCCTCAGCTTACACAGCCTGTCACGCCATCAGCGACCACACTTCGTCAATTCCACAGCATAACGAGGACCCACACGATCGCCAGATTCGACGACCTCGTCCTTCATCACAGCGCCTGGCTGCGACGTTCAATGATAGAGCATACGATGTCGAAACTTTTGCGAGAGAATCGTCAAAAGAAGAGACAGTCTTATACCTGGCCTACGGGAGCAACCTAGCATATGAGAAGTTCCAGGATCCCAAGTCAGGCCGTGGGATCAAGCCACTGGCACAGATCAATGTACAAGTGCCGTCTCTTCGGATGACATTTGACTTGCCCGGAATACCCTATACCGAACCATGTTTTGCGAACAGTGCTATAAgcgtcgagaaggacgatGATCTACAAGGAGGACGAGATGCTGAAGAGACGGCCTTATTGGGTGATCTAAGTCGGAAGCAAGACTACAGGAAAGACCGGTGGCACAAAGGGTTGATGGGCGTGGTTTATGAGGTGACTGCTGCGGATTATGCACACATCATTGCCACAGAAGGAGGTGGAGCTTCGTACAAGGACATTCTCGTAGACTGTTATCCATTGGAGAGCGAAGACCCACGAGCCACTGTCCCGCAACACCCGTCCACGACGCCGTTCAAGGCCCATACTCTGTTTGCCCCCGCCGTACCTGAGGGTGAGAAGCCGCCGAAGAACGGAGGCCGCATTCAGCGACCTGACCAAAGCTATGCGCAAGCTTCAGCGCGTTACCTGAAGCTCATCACAGATGGAGCTGCGGAATGTGAGATGCCATATGAGTATCAGGACTACTTGCACTCATTACACCCATTCACAATCACGACTGTGCGGCAAAGGATGGGCCAAGTGCTGCTTGCGGCTACATTTGTGCCGATagttctcttcctcttcaccatCAGCAAGCTGTTTGCAGATAAGCATGGCGTGCTGCCGAACTGGTTCAAAGCACTTTTGGGCGCGATCTTCAAGGCAACCTGGGTGAGCTACGACTACTTCTTCAAGCCGATCTTTGGTGAAGGTGAGAGGACGattggcgatgatggatcTGATGGAGAATCTGAGCAAGCCAGGAGGAATGTAAAAACAGTGGCACTGGATATTGACGTCGAGAAGGCGGCGGCCGGTAGCAATGGATAG
- a CDS encoding uncharacterized protein (antiSMASH:Cluster_7), with amino-acid sequence MAEKPEATANGSHGADEADLAKAFQELAKGERTATALENQLSAMEAKIEALLEQAEQNQRAVEQAKTQQDSDTKDPPASSSA; translated from the exons ATGGCGGAGAAGCCTGAAGCAACAGCAAATGGTAGCCACGGCGCGGATGAGGCAGATCTGGCAAAG GCGTTTCAGGAGCTAGCCAAAGGCGAGAGGACAGCGACCGCACTCGAGAATCAGCTCAGCGCGATGGAGGCGAAAATCGAAGCGCTCCTTGAGCAGGCGGAGCAAAATCAACGAGCGGTCGAGCAGGCGAAAACGCAGCAGGACTCAGATACGAAAGACCCGCcagcatcatcttcagcATGA
- the MRI1 gene encoding S-methyl-5-thioribose-1-phosphate isomerase (antiSMASH:Cluster_7): MLQPFLSEGKMVLQAIRYQPGSLQILNQLKLPHQEEYDEIKTAEDGWHAIKDMRTRGAPAIAIVAALALAVELTSSALSSNAEEVAAFIVEKLDYLVTSRPTAVNLADAAGKLKKIVTSAAKEGGAGGASVSKAYCDAAAQMLVADVSDNEGIGKHGAEWISKAAGGGQVSVVTHCNTGSLATAGYGTALGVIRSLHANGSLKHAFCTETRPYNQGSRLTAFELVHDNIPATLITDSMASALLRLKGPEQRIAAIVVGADRVAANGDTANKIGTYQLAITAKYHGVKFLVAAPRTTIDLSTKSGADIVIEERPGKEMTFVKGPRFDGVDLDLSQVETVSIAAKGIDVWNPSFDVTPAELIDGIITEVGVVEKDASGKFDLTLAMEAHHEGVKPTTVGGL; this comes from the exons ATGCTCCAGCCCTTTCTCAGTGAAGGCAAGATGGTTCTTCAAGCGATTCGATACCAGCCAGGGAGTCTGCAAATCCTCAATCAGCTCAAGCTACCGCATCAAGAAGAATACGACGAGATCAAAACTGCCGAAGATGGATGGCATGCGATTAAAGATATGCGAACTCGTGGAGCCCCGGCCATAGCGATCGTTGCAGCTTTGGCACTTGCTGTTGAGCTTACGAGTTCCGCACTCTCTAGCAATGCTGAGGAAGTGGCGGCTTTCATTGTCGAGAAGTTGGACTATTTGGTCACGAGCAGACCGACTGCTGTTAAtcttgctgatgctgctggcaagctgaagaagattgtGACATCTGCTGCGAAGGAGGGCGGCGCAGGCGGCGCATCCGTTTCCAAGGCCTACTGCGACGCTGCGGCACAAATGCTTGTTGCTGACGTCTCCGACAACGAAGGTATTGGCAAGCATGGGGCTGAATGGATCTCAAAGGCCGCGGGTGGGGGCCAAGTGAGCGTTGTGACACATTGCAACACTGG CTCTCTTGCAACCGCAGGCTACGGGACTGCACTCGGAGTAATCCGTTCTCTTCACGCCAATGGGTCATTGAAGCACGCCTTCTGCACGGAGACTCGGCCGTATAACCAAGGCTCGCGCTTGACGGCGTTCGAGCTGGTGCACGATAATATTCCAGCCACTTTGATCACCGATTCCATGGCATCAGCTCTACTGCGGCTGAAAGGACCCGAGCAACGGATCGCAGCCATAGTCGTTGGTGCAGACCGCGTGGCAGCTAACGGCGATACTGCGAACAAGATCGGCACATATCAGCTTGCGATCACGGCCAAGTACCACGGAGTCAAGTTCCTGGTCGCTGCTCCACGAACGACAATTGATCTGAGCACAAAATCAGGCGCCGATATTGTGATTGAAGAGCGACCCGGGAAGGAGATGACGTTCGTGAAGGGACCAAGGTTCGATGGAGTGGACCTTGACCTCAGCCAGGTCGAGACCGTGAGCATTGCAGCCAAGGGTATTGACGTGTGGAACCCATCATTTGATGTGACGCCCGCAGAGCTGATCGATGGGATCATCACGGAGGTCGGCGTAGTAGAGAAGGATGCTTCCGGGAAGTTCGACTTGACCTTGGCCATGGAGGCTCATCACGAGGGGGTGAAGCCAACGACGGTTGGCGGGCTGTAG
- a CDS encoding uncharacterized protein (SMCOG1002:AMP-dependent synthetase and ligase~antiSMASH:Cluster_7): MPSKSTYPDINIPDVGLWDFLFERKDRDFPDDKVIYVDPATTRSYTYDQTKQTAIDFGKGLKGLWDFQKGDVLALYTPNCIDTPAVTWGAHWAGSIVSPANPGYTVDELAYQLKDSGAQGLITQLAQLDQAKAAAKKVGIPEDRIALIGDEKDPAGRVKHFSSIRNISGTQRYRRAKVDADKDLAFLVYSSGTTGLPKGVMLSHRNIVANTLQVTAGEQPLSWKPAKGRPEGDAILAFLPFFHIYGLTCLIHQCFYRGFKCVVLPKFDIEAWCRIVQDHKITMSYVVPPVVLLLTKHPIVDKYNLSSLRMMNSGAAPLTRELVDATYKRIGVPIKQGYGLSETSPTTHTQPWDSWQSAMGSVGTLLPNMTAKYMSPEEKEVPQGEVGELWLSGPNIFKGYLNNVEGSKNALTEDGYFKTGDVGYQDQNGNFYITDRVKELIKYKGFQVPPAELEGYLVAHEKIDDVAVLGVFKEEQATEVPVAYVVLKQGIVASPAVEKEIVDWLNAKVANHKKLRGGVKFTNEIPKSVSGKILRRMLKIKYQEEEAKAAGRAKL, from the exons ATGCCTTCCAAGTCCACCTATCCAGACATCAACATACCTGATGTAGGCCTGTGGGACTTTTTGTTTGAACGCAAAGACCGCGACTTTCCGGATGATAAAG TGATCTATGTTGATCCTGCCACTACTCGCTCATACACCTATGATCAGACGAAGCAGACTGCGATTGATTTCGGCAAGGGACTGAAGGGCTTATGGGACTTTCAGAAAGGCGATGTGTTGGCCCTGTACACCCCGAATTGCATAGACACACCAGCAGTGACATGGGGTGCGCACTGGGCTGGATCGATTGTGTCTCCGGCGAACCCAGGCTACACGGTCGATGAGCTAGCATATCAGCTCAAGGACAGCGGAGCCCAAGGACTGATCACACAACTTGCCCAGCTAGACCAGGCAAAAGCTGCGGCGAAGAAAGTCGGCATACCCGAAGATCGCATTGCGCTGATAGGTGATGAGAAAGACCCAGCAGGCAGAGTGAAGCATTTTTCCAGCATTCGCAACATTTCCGGCACTCAGAGATATCGACGGGCCAAGGTTGATGCCGACAAGGACCTGGCATTTCTGGTGTACTCGAGTGGAACCACAGGATTGCCAAAGGGCGTAATGCTTTCCCATCGCAACATCGTCGCCAATACACTCCAAGTCACGGCTGGAGAACAGCCTCTGTCATGGAAACCAGCCAAGGGGAGACCAGAAGGCGATGCtatcctcgccttcctcccATTCTTCCACATTTACGGACTGACGTGTCTGATACATCAGTGCTTCTATCGAGGCTTCAAGTGCGTTGTTCTGCCAAAGTTCGACATCGAGGCTTGGTGTCGCATTGTGCAAGACCACAAGATCACAATGTCTTACGTGGTTCCGCCTGTGGTTTTGTTACTCACAAAGCACCCGATTGTCGACAAGTACAATCTCTCCTCTCTGCGCATGATGAACAGTGGTGCAGCACCTCTCACCCGGGAGCTGGTAGACGCCACCTACAAGCGGATCGGAGTTCCCATCAAACAAGGATACGGTCTTTCAGAAACTTCGCCCACAACCCACACGCAACCCTGGGATAGTTGGCAGAGTGCTATGGGCAGCGTAGGCACATTGCTACCCAATATGACTGCCAAGTATATGTCTCCAGAGGAGAAAGAAGTGCCCCAAGGAGAGGTTGGAGAGCTGTGGTTATCCGGTCCAAACATCTTCAAGGGATATCTCAACAACGTCGAAGGAAGCAAGAATGCCCTCACAGAAGACGGATACTTCAAGACCGGAGACGTGGGCTATCAGGACCAGAACGGAAACTTCTACATCACAGACCGAGTCAAAGAGTTGATTAAATACAAAGGATTCCAGGTGCCGCCTGCCGAACTCGAAGGCTATCTGGTTGCACACGAGAAAATCGACGATGTCGCCGTGTTGGGTGTCTTCAAGGAGGAGCAGGCAACGGAGGTGCCAGTAGCATACGTGGTGCTCAAGCAAGGCATTGTTGCAAGCCCTGCTGTGGAAAAGGAGATTGTGGATTGGCTCAACGCGAAGGTGGCTAATCACAAGAAGTTGCGGGGTGGTGTCAAGTTCACGAATGAGATTCCAAAGAGTGTGAGTGGGAAGATTTTGAGGCGGATGCTCAAGATTAAGTatcaggaagaggaggcgaaGGCAGCTGGGAGGGCGAAGCTGTGA
- a CDS encoding uncharacterized protein (antiSMASH:Cluster_7~CAZy:AA3): MAANGDLPALHTSPEEFLKHDYDFIVAGGGTAGLVVAARLTENEDIKVGVLEAGTSKLGDMLVDSPVMFMQTFNNPDYDWSFMTEPQTANKNRRHHIPRGKALGGSSAINYMMYVRGSKQDYDDWAIISGDESWNADEMMKYMRKHQTLEPIDDSVTERSTYPFVGENHGTSGPARTSFNDWRLPIEDDFIKACDEACGLDKKPVDPWSGDHIGFYNTLGLVARSGPNKGLRSYAARGYFQANAHRPNLHVLTSAMVQRIELDGTRATGVTFTHGGQTHTVGAKKEVIVAGGAIQSPQMLELSGIGNPDVLRAAGVEPKIENKAIGENFQDHVLTVGCWEVKPGNMTLEAIHNPAVMEQAQKALAETGGGPLTSVCSMQGFFPFKQFATQEELDSTIKSIEADIPNLTPYQQKQYKQTIAHLKDDKSANLQVVLVPNRFGMEKGIEDQSGVFPPPADPINDPYAISAALCLQYPLSRGTVHIKTNKAEDHPAVDPAFLKHEADVDALAAGLKMLGKVEQSPHLSDKIAKRVFPDAKADMTSTAQMKEAVRDICMSEYHACGSVAMGDATDTKLIVKGTQNVRVVDASIFPNHVSGNIVSSVYAAAEKAADIIKNDWLHGGLNGVVAA; this comes from the exons ATGGCAGCTAACGGAGACCTTCCCGCACTTCACACTTCCCCAGAGGAGTTCTTGAAGCATGACTATGACTTTATTGTTGCCGGTGGCGGTACAGCAGGTCTCGTCGTTGCTGCTCGATTGACCGAGAATGAGGAT ATCAAAGTCGGTGTCCTCGAGGCTGGAACCTCAAAGCTCGGTGATATGCTCGTCGACAGCCCTGTCATGTTTATGCAGACTTTCAACAACCCAGATTACGACTGGAGCTTCATGACTGAGCCACAG ACGGCCAACAAGAACCGACGACACCACATTCCTCGAGGAAAGGCACTCGGTGGATCTTCTGCCATCAACTACATGATGT ACGTTCGTGGATCCAAGCAAGACTACGATGACTGGGCGATCATCTCTGGTGACGAGAGCTGGAATGCGGACGAAATGATGAAGTACATGCGCAAGCACCAGACACTCGAGCCAATCGATGACAGCGTCACCGAGCGATCGACCTATCCATTCGTTGGCGAGAATCACGGTACCTCTGGCCCAGCCAGAACTTCGTTCAACGACTGGCGTCTGCCAATTGAGGACGACTTCATTAAGGCTTGCGACGAGGCTTGTGGTCTAGATAAGAAGCCTGTGGACCCATGGTCGGGTGATCACATT GGCTTCTACAACACCCTCGGTCTCGTTGCCCGCTCAGGACCAAACAAGGGACTCCGATCTTATGCTGCTCGCGGCTACTTCCAAGCCAACGCTCACCGACCAAATCTCCACGTCCTGACTTCCGCCATGGTTCAGCGCATCGAACTTGATGGCACTCGCGCTACCGGCGTGACATTCACCCATGGTGGTCAGACTCACACCGTGGGCGCTAAGAAGGAGGTAATTGTGGCCGGTGGTGCCATTCAGTCTCCACAGATGCTGGAGCTGTCTGGTATCGGTAATCCAGATGTTCTCCGCGCCGCAGGCGTTGAGCCAAAGATTGAGAATAAGGCCATCGGCGAGAACTTCCAGGATCACGTCCTGACTGTGGGCTGCTGGGAG GTCAAGCCTGGTAACATGACTCTCGAGGCGATTCACAACCCAGCCGTCATGGAGCAAGCCCAGAAGGCGCTTGCTGAGACTGGCGGCGGCCCATTGACCAGCGTCTGCTCCATGCAGGGTTTCTTCCCGTTCAAGCAATTCGCCACGCAGGAGGAGCTCGACAGCACAATCAAGAGCATCGAGGCCGACATTCCAAACTTGACCCCATACCAGCAAAAGCAATACAAGCAAACGATCGCCCACCTCAAGGACGACAAATCCGCCAACCTCCAAGTCGTGCTCGTGCCCAACCGCTTCGGCATGGAGAAGGGTATCGAAGACCAATCCGGCGTCTTCCCACCTCCAGCAGACCCCATCAACGACCCATACGCCATTTCCGCAGCCCTGTGCTTGCAATACCCTCTCAGCAGAGGAACCGTGCACATCAAAACCAACAAAGCCGAAGACCACCCCGCCGTCGACCCCGCTTTCCTGAAGCACGAGGCCGATGTCGacgccctcgccgccggcTTGAAAATGCTGGGCAAAGTCGAACAATCCCCTCACCTCAGCGATAAGATCGCAAAGCGTGTGTTCCCTGATGCCAAGGCCGATATGACTTCCACCGCTCAGATGAAAGAGGCCGTGCGAGATATTTGTATGAGCGAGTATCATGCTTGCGGATCTGTTGCCATGGGTGATGCGACTGATACGAAGTTGATTGTGAAGGGTACGCAGAATGTGAGGGTTGTGGATGCGTCGATTTTCCCGAATCATGTTTCTGGAAATATTGTGTCGAGTGTTTATGCTGCGGCGGAGAAGGCTgcggatattattaagaatgATTGGTTGCATGGGGGGTTGAATGGGGTTGTTGCTGCTTAG
- the LYS1 gene encoding Saccharopine dehydrogenase (SMCOG1271:2-isopropylmalate synthase~antiSMASH:Cluster_7) encodes MCPTPDEAPTNGHANGNGVANGNHDGYRAIETKQASRPQASNPYAPVQDFLSNVSNFKIIESTLREGEQFANAYFDTETKIKIAKALDDFGVDYIELTSPAASEQSRLDCEAICKLGLKAKILTHVRCNMSDAKLAVSTGVDGVDVVIGTSSHLMEHSHGKDMTYIKNTAIEVIEYVKSQGKEIRFSSEDSFRSNLVDLLTIYSAVDKVGVHRVGIADTVGCATPRQVYDLVRTLRGVVSCDIETHFHDDTGCAIANAYCALEAGATHIDTSVIGIGERNGITPLGGLMARMIVADRDYVKSKYKLEKIKEIEDLVAEAVEINVPFNNPITGFCAFTHKAGIHAKAILNNPSTYEIINPADFGMSRYVHFASRLTGWNAIKSRAEQLGLAMTDEQIKAVTLKIKALADVRPLAIDDADSIIRNFHFNLSADRERELLQLSEQEKKKFAKAESELNKESEKRALEQAADAQAEVPAAKKSKTATVA; translated from the exons ATGTGTCCTACACCAGACGAGGCACCCACGAACGGCCACGCCAATGGCAACGGCGTGGCCAATGGCAACCACGACGGCTATCG AGCCATCGAGACCAAGCAAGCCTCAAGACCGCAGGCCAGCAACCCATACGCCCCCGTGCAGGACTTCTTGAGCAATGTGTCGAACTTCAAGATCATTGAGTCGACGCTACGAGAGGGCGAGCAGTTCGCCAACGCCTACTTCGACACCGAGACCAAGATCAAGATCGCCAAGGCGCTCGACGATTTCGGTGTGGACTACATCGAGCTGACCTCTCCTGCGGCAAGTGAGCAGTCGAGATTGGACTGCGAGGCTATTTGCAAGCTTGGATTGAAGGCCAAGATCCTTACACACGTGCGATGTAACATGAGCGATGCGAAGCTCGCAGTCTCCACCGGTGTGGACGGAGTCGACGTTGTCATCGGCACGAGCAGCCATCTCATGGAGCACAGCCACGGCAAGGACATGACATACATCAAGAACACTGCGATTGAGGTTATCGAATACGTCAAGTCGCAGGGCAAGGAGATCCGCTTCAGTTCCGAGGATTCGTTCCGAAGCAACTTGGTGGATCTGCTCACCATCTACAGTGCTGTCGATAAGGTCGGCGTGCACCGTGTTGGTATTGCAGATACCGTCGGATGCGCTACTCCGAGACAAGTGTACGACTTGGTCCGAACCCTGCGTGGAGTGGTCAGCTGTGATATCGAGACTCACTTCCACGACGATACTGGATGCGCCATCGCCAACGCATACTGCGCGCTCGAAGCCGGTGCTACACACATTGACACCTCAGTCATCGGAATTGGTGAGCGAAACGGCATTACTCCACTCGGTGGTCTCATGGCCCGCATGATTGTGGCAGACCGTGACTACGTCAAGTCCAAGTacaagctggagaagatcaaggagatTGAGGACTTGGTCGCTGAGGCCGTCGAGATCAACGTGCCTTTCAACAACCCCATCACCGGATTCTGTGCTTTCACCCACAAGGCTGGTATCCACGCCAAGGCCATTCTCAACAACCCATCCACATACGAGATCATCAACCCCGCCGATTTTGGTATGAGCAGATATGTGCACTTCGCATCAAGACTCACTGGATGGAATGCGATCAAGTCGCGTGCTGAGCAACTTGGTCTGGCCATGACTGATGAGCAGATCAAGGCTGTCACGCTCAAGATCAAGGCTCTGGCCGATGTGAGGCCGCTTGCCATTGATGACGCGGACAGCATTATCCGAAACTTCCACTTCAACCTTAGTGCCGATCGCGAGCGAGAACTCCTTCAGCTTTCggagcaagagaagaagaagttcgcAAAGGCCGAGTCAGAACTTAACAAGGAGTCGGAGAAGCGGGCACTCGAGCAGGCTGCCGACGCGCAGGCGGAAGTCCCAGCTGCtaagaagagcaagacggCTACCGTTGCGTAA
- a CDS encoding uncharacterized protein (antiSMASH:Cluster_7) → MKLLLLLGGLAAQAAADMITVTTTFTGLAPIDIPSPTTNNFAALETPPGLKCFDDRKPWPCFGVSHANLNAAIDWFCSNFSAITYHHVPDEAKGTWQYEPDLAFLPFQANGDSPPIGEQGSITVSISVIGDGCDPGIVVPADSCSGWLHYPVNSCDTEGYDRKHGGYIDAGCLRYSIQPNPKFWPECGYFHCSEADHHCWLDGNPTPPIQTPAV, encoded by the exons ATGAAGctcctcttgcttctcgGCGGTCTCGCCGCCCAGGCTGCCGCAGACATGATCACCGTCACGACCACCTTCACTGGTCTTGCACCCATCGACATCCCTTCCCCCACCACCAACAACTTCGCTGCTTTGGAGACCCCGCCAGGTCTCAAGTGCTTCGATGACAGAAAGCCATGGCCATGCTTCGGCGTCAGCCACGCCAACCTCAACGCTGCCATCGATTGGTTCTGTAGCAATTTCTCGGCCATCACCTACCACCACGTACCGGACGAAGCGAAGGGTACCTG GCAGTACGAACCCGACCTTGCCTTCTTGCCATTCCAGGCAAACGGTGACTCGCCCCCCATTGGGGAGCAGGGCAGCATCACTGTCTCTATCAGTGTCATTGGCGACGGGTGTGACCCAGGCATTGTGGTCCCTGCGGATTCTTGTAGCGGCTGGCTCCATTATCCCGTCAACTCTTGCGACACCGAGGGCTACGACCGCAAGCATGGGGGTTACATCGACGCCGGCTGTCTGCGTTACAGCATTCAGCCGAATCCGAAGTTCTGGCCCGAGTGTGGCTACTTTCATTGC TCGGAGGCTGACCACCACTGTTGGCTCGACGGCAACCCAACCCCACCGATCCAGACGCCGGCAGTCTGA
- a CDS encoding uncharacterized protein (antiSMASH:Cluster_7): MARKRMSKKRKRKKSDAGGSFMVSHRPHRAFSACLASPQDSPACRLKAVEGLVPQEIGGQSQVRSDIPQETARDHKSDEPTGSAGEAETFTQPLSPVEHGGDSFLVCGGGGLVLLERPDEVEGELSLTASCSPMMHQLVIQSPPAAYLLLLYQSDNHGGLVSLSTQRSPHYSPEARPLETIVNQPHALDDLNTRSLSSAIFTNT, encoded by the exons atggcgaggaagaggatgtcgaagaagaggaagaggaagaagtcggaCGCTGGAGGGAGTTTTATGGTCAGTCACCGCCCACATCGCGCCTTCTCTGCCTGCCTCGCCTCGCCCCAAGACTCACCCGCGTGCCGTCTAAAAGCCGTAGAAGGTCTTGTACCACAGGAGATCGGCGGTCAGAGCCAGGTCAGGTCTGATATCCCGCAGGAGACTGCCCGCGACCACAAGAGCGACGAGCCCACAGGCTCTGCGGGCGAAGCGGAAACCTTCACGCAGCCTCTGTCTCCTGTGGAGCACGGCGGCGATTCTTTCCTGGTctgcggtggcggcggcttggtgttgttggagcGGCCAGATGAAGTTGAG GGCGAACTCAGTCTGACAGCATCGTGTTCGCCAATGATGCATCAGCTCGTGATCCAAAGCCCACCGGCTGCTTACCTTCTGCTCCTTTACCAATCCGACAACCATGGCGGCCTCGTCAGTCTCAGCACCCAACGATCTCCTCACTACTCGCCGGAGGCCAGGCCTCTCGAGACGATCGTCAACCAGCCGCACGCTCTCGATGATCTCAATACCCGTTCGCTATCATCCGCAATCTTCACCAACACTTGA